A DNA window from Ipomoea triloba cultivar NCNSP0323 chromosome 10, ASM357664v1 contains the following coding sequences:
- the LOC116032984 gene encoding protein NDR1-like, with protein MDYSTHLPIYREDADADETDRHLKHRRSARHYARRVKDSLTTRVSKLICAVVLGLLAIIGLVTFILWLSLRPHRPRIRVEDFSLPALGQGSGIENAQVNFNVTVRNSNQAIGIYYDDAMQITLWYDDQSVGTVSLLNPFFQPPKNTTVVAGSLAGAALNVTNQHWEQFVNDVSRGLVLFRLELKTTIRFKVSSWNTKRHRMHSNCPVGIGQDGTIAANYRDKICSVYFS; from the coding sequence ATGGATTACAGCACCCATCTGCCGATCTACAGGGAAGACGCCGACGCCGACGAAACCGACCGTCATCTGAAACACCGTCGCTCCGCCCGTCACTACGCGCGGCGCGTGAAAGACAGCCTAACCACGCGCGTGTCGAAGCTCATCTGCGCCGTTGTGTTGGGCCTTCTCGCCATTATCGGCCTCGTAACGTTCATCCTATGGCTAAGCCTCCGCCCCCACCGCCCCAGAATCCGCGTCGAGGATTTCTCGCTCCCGGCGCTGGGCCAGGGCTCCGGCATCGAGAACGCCCAGGTTAACTTCAACGTCACCGTCAGAAACTCCAACCAAGCCATCGGGATTTACTACGACGACGCCATGCAGATCACGCTGTGGTATGACGACCAAAGCGTCGGAACCGTTTCTTTGCTGAACCCGTTCTTTCAGCCGCCCAAGAACACGACGGTCGTCGCCGGTTCCCTCGCCGGAGCTGCGCTCAACGTCACGAATCAACACTGGGAGCAGTTCGTCAACGATGTGTCGCGCGGTTTGGTGCTTTTCCGGCTGGAATTAAAGACGACCATTCGGTTTAAGGTGTCGTCGTGGAACACGAAGCGTCATAGGATGCATAGTAATTGCCCTGTCGGAATCGGACAAGATGGCACCATTGCAGCTAATTACAGAGACAAGATTTGCTCAGTTTATTTCAGTTAG